One Nitrospina watsonii DNA segment encodes these proteins:
- a CDS encoding lipoate--protein ligase family protein yields MSEWRYIEDDRQDGAVNMAVDEALLRTCEQDASFVPTLRLYGWRRPTLSIGYSQPVEKEIDLERCRERQVDWVRRPTGGRALLHMEELTYSMVAPVTHPLFCGGLKATYAAISRALLRGLHELGIAEAHINREKLRGGTHDRSPACFAALNHCEITVHDRKLIGSAQRRTQRAFLQHGSVLIATDHDLFHSLLIYRNREAGSEPLEWLKTSTITLNDLSGSRMEFESVRTALHRGMTAHFGGNWQTAGLTAAEQDLREDILQRPPPVAQAGL; encoded by the coding sequence GTGAGCGAGTGGCGGTATATCGAGGATGACAGGCAGGACGGAGCCGTCAACATGGCGGTGGATGAGGCGCTGCTCCGCACCTGCGAGCAGGACGCCTCGTTTGTGCCGACGCTCAGGCTGTACGGTTGGCGTCGGCCGACGCTTTCCATCGGCTACTCGCAGCCGGTGGAAAAGGAAATCGATCTGGAGCGCTGCCGCGAGCGGCAGGTGGACTGGGTGCGGCGTCCTACCGGCGGCCGCGCCCTGCTGCACATGGAGGAGTTGACGTATTCCATGGTGGCGCCGGTGACGCATCCTCTGTTTTGCGGCGGCCTCAAGGCCACGTACGCCGCCATCAGCCGGGCCCTGTTGCGGGGACTGCACGAGTTGGGCATCGCCGAGGCCCATATCAACCGGGAAAAACTGCGTGGCGGCACGCACGACCGCTCGCCCGCCTGCTTTGCAGCCCTCAATCATTGCGAGATCACCGTCCACGATCGCAAACTCATCGGCAGTGCGCAACGCCGCACGCAACGGGCCTTCCTGCAACACGGCTCGGTGCTGATCGCCACCGATCACGACCTGTTCCATTCGCTGCTGATTTACCGCAACCGGGAAGCGGGAAGTGAGCCCCTGGAGTGGTTGAAAACCTCGACCATCACCCTCAACGACCTGTCCGGCAGCCGCATGGAGTTTGAATCCGTGCGCACGGCCTTGCATCGAGGCATGACGGCGCATTTTGGCGGAAACTGGCAGACAGCGGGGTTGACCGCCGCCGAACAGGATTTGCGTGAAGACATCCTGCAACGTCCGCCCCCTGTAGCGCAGGCGGGTTTGTAA
- the recA gene encoding recombinase RecA: MDQDKEKALELAFSQIEKQFGKGSIMKLGQAEAQRGIATIPTGSLSLDAILGIGGVPRGRVIEIYGPEASGKTSLTLHIIAEAQKTGGVAAFIDAEHALDPKYAEALGVNLDDLLLSQPDTGEQTLEIAEVLVRSNAVDVIVIDSVAALVPKAELDGEMGDSHMGLQARLMSQAMRKLTGVINKSRTALIFINQIRMKIGVMFGSPETTTGGNALKFYSSVRLDIRRISALKDGDKVIGNRTRVKVVKNKLAPPFRECEFDIIYGRGISRYGDLLDLGVQNEIIQKSGTWFSFGDDRIGQGRENSKNFLEENPDISSKIETQIRQKLNLPVSGAPLPVEDASEEQEPKAAGKGKKK; the protein is encoded by the coding sequence ATCGATCAGGATAAGGAAAAAGCCCTCGAGTTGGCTTTTTCGCAGATCGAAAAACAATTCGGTAAAGGATCCATCATGAAGCTGGGTCAGGCCGAAGCCCAGCGCGGCATCGCCACGATTCCCACCGGTTCCCTGTCGCTCGACGCGATCCTCGGGATCGGCGGCGTGCCGAGAGGCCGCGTGATCGAAATCTATGGACCGGAAGCGTCCGGCAAAACCAGCCTCACCCTGCACATCATCGCCGAAGCCCAGAAGACGGGCGGCGTCGCCGCCTTCATCGATGCCGAGCACGCACTCGATCCGAAATATGCGGAGGCGCTCGGCGTCAATCTCGACGATCTGCTGTTGTCGCAGCCGGACACCGGCGAGCAAACTCTGGAAATCGCCGAAGTGCTGGTGCGCAGCAACGCGGTGGACGTGATCGTCATCGACTCGGTGGCCGCACTCGTTCCCAAAGCGGAACTCGACGGCGAGATGGGCGACTCACACATGGGCTTGCAGGCCCGGCTCATGTCGCAGGCCATGCGCAAGCTGACCGGCGTCATCAACAAATCGCGCACGGCGTTGATCTTCATCAACCAGATCCGCATGAAAATCGGCGTCATGTTCGGCAGCCCGGAGACCACCACCGGCGGCAACGCGCTTAAATTTTATTCCTCCGTGCGTCTCGACATCCGCCGCATTTCCGCACTCAAGGACGGCGACAAGGTGATCGGCAACCGCACCCGCGTCAAAGTCGTCAAGAACAAGCTGGCCCCGCCGTTCCGCGAATGCGAGTTCGACATCATTTACGGCAGGGGCATTTCCCGCTACGGCGACCTGTTGGACCTGGGCGTGCAGAACGAAATCATCCAGAAAAGCGGCACCTGGTTTTCGTTTGGAGACGATCGCATCGGCCAGGGCCGCGAAAACTCCAAAAACTTCCTGGAAGAGAATCCGGACATCTCCTCAAAAATCGAAACCCAGATCCGTCAAAAGCTGAACCTGCCTGTCTCGGGCGCACCGCTCCCGGTAGAGGACGCCAGCGAGGAACAGGAGCCCAAGGCGGCGGGCAAAGGCAAAAAAAAATAG
- a CDS encoding mechanosensitive ion channel family protein, whose protein sequence is MDLESVIKYITEDHVYIFKTFIVVFVTLLIDYFQKRMFDRLQKRAETSDKIWDEALIDAVRKPLRLIIWTVGIYMASKVIEESISSVVFNMMGPARDTLIVASIAWFIVRLIKNGEEVLLKKEDTNLDRTTADAISKLLKLSVVITAFLVALQTLGFSISGVLAFGGIGGIAIGFAARDLLANFFGGLMIYLDRPFVVGEWVRSPDREIEGTVEHIGWRLTRIRTFDKRPLYVPNSIFASIAVENPDRMENRRLHETIGIRYDDIAKMKPIVDKVKSMLENHPEIDTNRTLMVNFNKFAASSLDFFIYAFTKTTKWTHYHEIKQDVLLKIIDIIEQEGAEVAFPTSTIHLANGWNVPAEEPGTSSKNYR, encoded by the coding sequence ATGGATTTGGAATCCGTCATCAAGTACATCACCGAAGACCACGTTTACATCTTCAAGACATTTATCGTGGTGTTCGTGACCCTGTTGATCGACTATTTCCAGAAACGGATGTTCGACCGCCTCCAGAAACGTGCTGAGACCTCCGACAAGATCTGGGACGAAGCCCTGATCGACGCCGTGCGCAAACCCCTCCGGTTGATCATCTGGACCGTTGGCATTTACATGGCGTCCAAAGTGATCGAGGAGTCCATCAGTTCCGTCGTGTTCAACATGATGGGTCCGGCCCGGGACACGCTCATCGTCGCCAGCATCGCCTGGTTCATCGTCCGCCTTATCAAAAACGGCGAGGAAGTCCTGCTCAAAAAAGAGGACACCAACCTCGACCGCACCACGGCAGATGCTATTTCGAAGTTGTTAAAACTGTCGGTGGTCATCACGGCATTTCTGGTGGCGCTGCAAACGCTGGGATTCAGCATTTCCGGCGTGCTCGCCTTCGGCGGTATAGGCGGCATCGCCATCGGTTTTGCCGCCCGCGACCTGCTCGCCAATTTTTTCGGCGGGTTGATGATTTATCTCGACCGGCCTTTTGTCGTCGGCGAGTGGGTGCGTTCGCCGGACCGCGAGATCGAAGGCACGGTGGAACACATCGGCTGGCGGCTGACGCGCATCCGTACGTTTGACAAACGCCCCCTTTATGTTCCCAATTCAATCTTCGCCTCAATCGCCGTGGAAAATCCGGACCGCATGGAAAACAGGCGCCTCCATGAAACCATCGGCATTCGTTACGACGACATTGCCAAAATGAAACCCATCGTGGACAAAGTGAAATCCATGCTGGAAAACCACCCGGAGATCGACACCAACAGAACCCTGATGGTGAACTTCAACAAGTTCGCCGCGTCGTCTCTCGACTTTTTCATTTACGCGTTCACGAAAACCACCAAATGGACGCATTACCACGAGATCAAACAGGACGTCTTGCTGAAGATCATCGACATCATCGAACAAGAGGGCGCCGAAGTCGCATTCCCCACCTCCACCATTCATCTGGCCAATGGTTGGAACGTGCCGGCGGAAGAGCCCGGCACGTCTTCCAAAAACTATCGTTAG
- the thpR gene encoding RNA 2',3'-cyclic phosphodiesterase produces MQAIRAFVAVNVPPFTLETISELQGRFKTLGLHAAWTRPGNMHLTLKFLGNIDPQSLPEITNALTRARSRAPFRVSLEGVGVFPAWKKPRVIWVGLHDPDRNLVALQSQLETALEPLGYPRETRPFSPHLTLGRIKSAKGCDRLQSEVASLDPIDPSPFEVNSIRLYRSDLTPKGSVYTVLEEISLQGQTPDT; encoded by the coding sequence GTGCAGGCGATAAGGGCCTTTGTAGCCGTAAACGTTCCGCCATTTACGCTGGAAACGATCAGCGAACTCCAGGGCCGGTTCAAAACGCTGGGATTGCACGCTGCCTGGACGCGCCCCGGCAACATGCACCTGACCCTGAAGTTTCTCGGCAATATCGATCCCCAGAGCCTACCCGAAATCACAAACGCACTGACCCGGGCTCGGTCCCGAGCGCCGTTCCGGGTTTCGTTGGAAGGTGTGGGCGTGTTTCCCGCTTGGAAAAAACCACGGGTGATCTGGGTGGGGTTGCACGACCCGGATCGCAATCTCGTCGCCTTGCAATCGCAGTTGGAAACCGCTCTGGAACCGTTGGGATATCCCCGGGAAACCCGGCCCTTTTCACCGCACCTGACTCTGGGCCGGATCAAATCCGCGAAGGGATGCGACCGGTTACAGAGCGAAGTGGCATCGCTCGACCCCATAGACCCGAGCCCGTTCGAGGTCAATTCGATTCGTTTGTACCGGAGCGACTTGACCCCCAAAGGGTCCGTATATACCGTTTTGGAAGAAATCTCACTCCAGGGCCAGACCCCGGACACCTGA
- a CDS encoding regulatory protein RecX, which produces MPDDDVLKQARNRALRYLTYRDRTEHEMRSYLAGKEFDAPTVDLVVDYLKRLGYVDDARFALQWGRYRIETKQFGRFRLKQDLRLKGLGDALIEETLRQLYGEHDEKELARDAAVRKLPKWKNLDKSKQRQRLAGFLQRKGFSSETVFDTVERLIPY; this is translated from the coding sequence ATGCCGGATGACGACGTCCTCAAACAGGCTCGCAACCGCGCCCTGCGTTACCTCACTTACCGCGACCGCACGGAACACGAGATGCGGTCCTACCTGGCCGGCAAGGAGTTCGACGCACCCACGGTGGACCTCGTCGTCGATTACCTGAAGCGGCTGGGGTATGTGGACGATGCGCGCTTCGCTTTGCAATGGGGGCGTTACCGCATCGAAACCAAACAGTTCGGTCGTTTTCGCCTCAAGCAGGACTTGCGCCTCAAGGGACTGGGCGACGCCCTCATCGAAGAAACCTTACGGCAGCTTTACGGCGAACACGATGAAAAAGAACTGGCCCGCGACGCCGCCGTGCGCAAACTCCCGAAATGGAAAAACCTGGACAAATCCAAACAACGCCAACGCCTCGCCGGGTTTCTGCAACGCAAGGGATTCAGCAGTGAAACCGTTTTTGATACGGTAGAACGATTGATTCCTTACTAG
- the dtd gene encoding D-aminoacyl-tRNA deacylase codes for MKLVVQRVSASAVSVKGSEIARIGHGLMILFGAHKGDGDGQVSWLVDKAVNLRIFADEAGKMNRSCLDIQGEVLVVSQFTLAGDCSRGRRPGFDNAAPPEEAQRLYRLFVDHCTATGLSVQEGRFAADMQVEIHNDGPVTFILER; via the coding sequence ATGAAACTGGTGGTGCAGAGGGTCTCGGCTTCGGCGGTCTCGGTAAAGGGTAGCGAGATCGCGCGCATCGGGCATGGCCTGATGATCCTGTTCGGCGCGCACAAAGGCGACGGCGACGGTCAAGTCTCGTGGCTGGTGGACAAGGCGGTGAACCTGCGCATCTTCGCCGATGAGGCGGGAAAAATGAACCGGTCCTGTCTGGATATTCAGGGGGAGGTGCTGGTGGTCTCGCAGTTCACGCTGGCGGGGGATTGTTCGCGCGGTCGCCGTCCGGGATTCGACAACGCGGCGCCACCGGAAGAGGCGCAGCGCTTGTACCGCCTGTTTGTGGACCACTGCACTGCCACCGGATTGAGTGTTCAGGAAGGCCGCTTTGCCGCCGACATGCAGGTGGAAATCCACAATGACGGCCCCGTCACGTTTATCCTCGAACGGTGA
- a CDS encoding formylglycine-generating enzyme family protein — MIRHWLQHFMGAACVFAVIAASATPAAAFKHFKDHTTSAATCQTACHQPENILRARTDKTGKAECRACHTGGNAMAKHNPFLAPGGDLQAEDFAPNRRVRSDRGPVQTGKASGTKTQKTAASPGKAIPGMVSIPAGEFVMGSNDRWDDESPEHIALTEAFYIDLYEVTNAKYKEFVEATGHEAPFHWPNGNLPKGKEDHPVIYVNWPDADAYCKWKDKRLPTEQEWEKAARGPDGNIYPWGNVWVLTKSNNPYKGSTGTEPVGSYPDGRSVYGLFDMSGNVWEWVDSHYLPHPGNPIPKVEYGREKRILKGGSWFDCLSYGCGLSAPTFNRAFFNPEVRNNSFGFRCALSAQPHKAAQSGSP; from the coding sequence ATGATCCGTCACTGGTTGCAACATTTTATGGGAGCCGCGTGCGTCTTTGCGGTGATCGCTGCGAGCGCGACCCCGGCCGCTGCCTTCAAACATTTTAAAGATCATACAACAAGCGCCGCCACCTGCCAAACCGCGTGTCACCAGCCGGAGAACATCCTGCGCGCCAGAACGGACAAAACCGGCAAGGCCGAATGCCGCGCCTGTCATACGGGAGGGAACGCCATGGCGAAACACAATCCCTTCCTCGCGCCCGGCGGCGATCTGCAAGCGGAAGACTTTGCGCCCAACCGGCGCGTGCGATCGGACCGCGGCCCGGTGCAGACCGGCAAGGCCTCCGGCACGAAAACCCAGAAAACCGCCGCCTCCCCCGGCAAGGCCATCCCCGGCATGGTATCCATCCCCGCCGGGGAATTCGTCATGGGTTCCAACGACCGCTGGGACGACGAGTCGCCGGAACACATCGCGTTGACCGAAGCGTTCTACATCGATCTTTATGAAGTGACCAACGCCAAATACAAGGAATTCGTCGAGGCCACCGGTCACGAGGCGCCGTTTCACTGGCCCAACGGCAACCTGCCCAAAGGCAAGGAGGACCATCCGGTCATCTACGTCAACTGGCCCGATGCCGATGCCTATTGCAAATGGAAAGACAAACGCCTGCCCACTGAACAGGAATGGGAAAAGGCGGCGCGGGGACCGGACGGCAACATCTATCCCTGGGGCAATGTGTGGGTGCTGACCAAATCGAACAACCCGTACAAAGGCTCGACCGGCACCGAGCCCGTTGGCAGTTATCCGGACGGACGCAGCGTTTACGGTTTGTTCGACATGTCGGGCAACGTGTGGGAATGGGTGGACAGCCACTACCTGCCGCATCCGGGCAACCCCATCCCGAAAGTGGAATACGGCCGCGAAAAACGAATTCTCAAAGGCGGATCGTGGTTTGACTGCCTGTCCTACGGCTGTGGCTTGAGCGCACCGACGTTCAACCGCGCTTTCTTCAATCCCGAAGTGCGCAACAACAGCTTCGGCTTCCGCTGCGCGCTGTCCGCACAACCGCACAAGGCGGCGCAATCCGGATCGCCCTGA
- a CDS encoding prepilin peptidase codes for MNLSSLALIPPPLFAGIGFVFGLVVGSFANVCIARLPKKESVAFPASHCPHCNAAIRAWDNIPVISYLVLKGRCRQCHAPISPVYPVVELTTALLWAAVFYKFGVSWATVIYAIVMPTLVVITAIDIEHQIIPDKITLPGIGFGLLAGSYLNGVMDSLIGLAVGGGLFLLLAEVYFKVRGAMGMGGGDIKYIAAAGALLGWAQVLLVIFMGSIAGALFGSIGMSTQKLSFLSKIPFGPFLALATIISIFFGDDILDLYLSLMVVEQ; via the coding sequence ATGAACCTTTCCAGTCTCGCTCTCATTCCCCCTCCCCTGTTCGCCGGGATCGGTTTCGTGTTCGGCCTGGTGGTGGGAAGTTTCGCCAACGTCTGCATCGCGCGCCTGCCGAAAAAAGAATCGGTCGCCTTTCCCGCATCGCATTGCCCGCACTGCAACGCCGCCATCCGCGCCTGGGACAACATTCCCGTGATCAGTTACCTGGTCCTGAAAGGCCGGTGCCGCCAGTGCCACGCCCCCATCTCTCCGGTGTATCCGGTGGTGGAGCTGACGACCGCGCTGTTGTGGGCCGCGGTGTTTTACAAATTCGGCGTGTCGTGGGCCACCGTGATTTATGCCATCGTCATGCCCACACTCGTCGTCATCACCGCCATCGATATCGAACACCAGATCATTCCGGATAAAATCACCCTGCCCGGCATCGGCTTCGGCCTCCTTGCCGGAAGTTATCTGAATGGCGTTATGGATTCGCTGATCGGCCTCGCCGTGGGCGGCGGATTGTTTCTGCTTTTAGCGGAAGTGTATTTCAAGGTACGCGGCGCCATGGGCATGGGCGGCGGCGACATCAAGTACATTGCGGCGGCGGGAGCGCTTTTGGGATGGGCTCAGGTGTTGCTCGTTATTTTCATGGGGTCCATCGCCGGAGCGCTGTTCGGCAGCATTGGCATGTCCACGCAGAAACTGAGTTTCCTCAGCAAGATTCCGTTCGGACCTTTTCTCGCCCTCGCCACGATCATTTCCATTTTCTTTGGCGATGATATTTTAGACCTTTACCTGAGCCTCATGGTTGTGGAACAATAA
- a CDS encoding FG-GAP repeat domain-containing protein yields MVLLAALSGCAQGGVFKSNPDAQRYLDLTETFFPGLQEKPIQHAWFAFVNRDRFPDMLVAELDADGTPSVRVWLNRKAERFAKLERPGWVGTPGDTILAMRARDLNHDRAADLVLIGRFQDGDTVKVLINNGRGYFYTPQGYRLPPFKPGLDRVDMVDVDQDGNIDLFFTGHHVLNQGDPDTHQVQFLLNNGKGEFRDVTQLLMPLLPAGIRGTSFADYDGDKVIDIFLVYDTGRNRILINNGLGQFTDRTRDLLPFVRSQSLFADWADFDMDGDNDLLVVNEAIDPRSRTYENEYSYVLVNNGSGYFRKGPLRAFPAYPSRAVYLLDANADQIPDIIILSRQGIHYQRGLGKWRFLKESSKRLPANRHFEELTFTDVNNDGHLDFFGIVRGEGRGHLWVNSFK; encoded by the coding sequence GTGGTTCTGTTGGCAGCGTTGTCGGGCTGCGCGCAGGGCGGGGTGTTTAAAAGCAATCCCGATGCGCAACGTTACCTCGATTTGACGGAAACGTTTTTCCCCGGTTTGCAGGAAAAGCCGATCCAGCATGCGTGGTTTGCATTTGTGAACCGGGACCGGTTTCCCGACATGCTGGTGGCGGAGTTGGATGCCGACGGCACGCCTTCGGTGCGCGTCTGGCTGAACCGCAAAGCCGAACGCTTTGCGAAACTGGAAAGGCCCGGCTGGGTGGGCACGCCCGGCGACACCATCCTGGCCATGCGGGCGCGTGATCTCAATCACGATCGCGCGGCGGACCTCGTCCTCATCGGCCGTTTTCAGGATGGGGACACGGTGAAGGTGCTCATCAACAACGGGCGCGGCTATTTTTACACGCCGCAGGGCTACCGGCTGCCGCCGTTCAAGCCGGGGCTGGACCGGGTGGACATGGTGGACGTGGATCAGGATGGCAACATCGACCTGTTTTTCACCGGGCATCATGTGCTCAACCAGGGCGATCCGGATACGCACCAGGTGCAGTTTCTGCTCAACAACGGCAAAGGCGAGTTTCGCGATGTCACGCAACTGCTGATGCCGCTGTTGCCCGCGGGCATCCGCGGCACGTCGTTCGCCGACTACGACGGCGATAAGGTGATCGATATTTTTCTGGTGTACGACACCGGCCGCAACCGCATACTCATCAACAACGGTCTCGGCCAGTTCACCGACCGCACCCGCGATCTGCTGCCGTTCGTCCGCAGCCAGAGTCTTTTTGCGGACTGGGCGGATTTCGATATGGACGGCGACAACGATCTGCTGGTGGTCAACGAGGCGATCGATCCCCGTTCCCGTACGTATGAAAATGAATACAGTTATGTGCTGGTCAACAACGGCTCCGGTTATTTCCGCAAGGGGCCGCTGCGGGCGTTTCCAGCCTATCCGTCGCGGGCGGTTTACCTGCTGGATGCCAACGCGGACCAGATTCCTGATATCATAATACTGAGCCGCCAGGGCATTCATTACCAGCGCGGCCTCGGCAAATGGCGTTTCCTCAAGGAATCGTCCAAACGTCTGCCGGCCAACCGGCATTTTGAAGAGCTGACTTTCACCGACGTCAACAACGACGGCCATCTCGACTTTTTCGGCATCGTGCGGGGAGAAGGGCGCGGCCACCTGTGGGTGAACAGCTTCAAGTGA
- a CDS encoding tellurite resistance TerB family protein, with protein sequence MATVKNLTLLKTLAAIAWADGEMSESEKNILKRFYRKFHLSQKEMDSLKPYLLSPVPQSEQDRLLKKLSAEFGSKQEREQVVDVLEEMARADKNLKDEERELLETFARHLKKSSITKRTVGKIRNFFESTIFQPAYEKNPELHQYFRNQVLKSIELKSNDGFKKSRLAEDDVYFLCLFGTLLASVAHVDEDFHEEEKKALLRVLKERFEYKGKELELLLEVVAEQAERGFDFDEVTREFNKLYSYNDRVATVDCFFAVAAADGDISHEEAEEIRRITKALRIPHSAFKDSKVRALNRLRGR encoded by the coding sequence ATGGCTACTGTGAAAAACCTGACCCTGCTGAAAACCTTAGCCGCCATTGCCTGGGCCGATGGCGAGATGAGTGAATCCGAAAAAAATATCCTGAAACGGTTTTACCGCAAGTTCCACCTCAGTCAAAAAGAGATGGACAGCTTGAAGCCGTACCTGCTGTCGCCGGTGCCGCAGTCGGAGCAGGACCGCTTGCTGAAAAAGTTGTCGGCCGAGTTCGGTTCGAAACAGGAACGCGAGCAGGTGGTGGACGTGCTGGAGGAAATGGCGCGTGCCGACAAGAATCTCAAGGACGAGGAACGCGAGTTGCTGGAGACATTCGCCCGGCACCTTAAAAAATCCTCCATCACAAAACGCACGGTGGGCAAGATCCGCAACTTTTTTGAGTCCACCATCTTCCAACCGGCCTATGAAAAAAATCCGGAGTTGCACCAGTATTTCCGCAACCAGGTGCTGAAAAGTATCGAATTGAAATCCAACGATGGGTTCAAGAAGTCCCGCCTTGCCGAAGACGATGTGTATTTTCTCTGCCTGTTCGGCACGCTGCTGGCTTCGGTGGCGCATGTGGATGAAGATTTTCACGAGGAAGAAAAGAAGGCGCTCCTGCGTGTGTTGAAGGAACGTTTCGAGTATAAAGGCAAGGAGTTGGAGTTGTTGCTGGAGGTCGTTGCGGAGCAGGCCGAGCGCGGTTTCGATTTCGATGAGGTGACGCGCGAGTTCAACAAGCTGTATTCCTACAATGACCGCGTGGCGACGGTGGATTGTTTCTTTGCGGTGGCGGCGGCGGATGGTGACATCTCGCACGAGGAGGCGGAGGAAATCCGGCGCATCACCAAGGCCCTGCGCATTCCGCACAGCGCGTTTAAGGATTCGAAGGTACGGGCCTTGAACAGGCTGCGCGGACGGTGA
- a CDS encoding tetratricopeptide repeat protein — MTRYLIPGIVLLAVALTACTDPRTQYQRQIAEYASRLQLDPEDADAHYWLGVAYLSAGNWKAGANHLKDAVRLNKNHTQALRDLGWALYQLGDHAAAEKWLRQSYQLDRNDPKTVANLGAVLIAGERYAAAVGVLTGILNNGPTRFEIHNNLAIAYNHLGDKTKAVEQLRLATERAPQSAQAQTNLGALYESLNMHADAFKHFNRALQLDPNNATAHYNMGTYHARNSNQLLALGHMHEAKLLAPDDATIRIGLGRAFAELKKYDKAVEQYEVSLRTRAADAATHLRMAELYHLNQQIEKAVDSYGLAISLDPDQPQAYYRLALLYDQLENGEKAVLYMAVAEKEFNRNGLQEEAETSHYNLNVFSRKYHYNRQDLKRLLRQHDLDVNPVTVRG; from the coding sequence ATGACCCGTTACCTGATACCAGGCATCGTCCTGCTGGCGGTGGCCCTGACCGCCTGCACCGACCCGCGCACCCAGTACCAGCGGCAGATCGCCGAGTACGCGTCGCGCCTGCAACTGGACCCGGAGGATGCGGACGCGCATTACTGGCTGGGCGTGGCGTACCTTTCGGCGGGCAACTGGAAAGCCGGAGCCAACCATCTCAAAGACGCCGTGCGCCTCAATAAAAATCACACGCAGGCATTGCGCGATCTGGGCTGGGCGTTGTATCAACTGGGAGATCATGCCGCCGCTGAAAAATGGTTGCGGCAATCCTACCAACTGGATCGCAACGACCCGAAGACCGTCGCCAACCTGGGGGCAGTGCTGATCGCCGGGGAGCGTTATGCCGCAGCGGTGGGAGTCCTGACCGGAATCCTGAATAACGGTCCAACCCGTTTTGAAATCCACAACAACCTCGCCATCGCCTACAACCACCTCGGTGACAAAACCAAGGCGGTGGAACAGTTGCGCCTTGCCACGGAACGGGCGCCGCAATCGGCGCAGGCGCAGACCAACCTGGGCGCGTTGTATGAATCGTTGAACATGCACGCCGATGCCTTCAAGCACTTCAACCGGGCGTTGCAGCTGGACCCGAACAACGCCACGGCGCACTACAATATGGGCACGTATCATGCCCGCAACAGCAACCAGCTGCTGGCGCTCGGCCACATGCACGAAGCCAAGTTGCTGGCGCCGGACGACGCCACCATTCGCATCGGGTTGGGCCGCGCGTTCGCCGAACTCAAAAAATACGACAAGGCGGTGGAACAATACGAAGTGTCGCTACGCACCCGCGCCGCCGACGCGGCCACTCATTTAAGAATGGCCGAGTTGTACCATCTCAATCAGCAAATCGAAAAAGCCGTCGATTCCTACGGGTTGGCCATCAGCCTGGACCCGGACCAGCCCCAGGCGTATTACCGGCTGGCGTTGCTGTACGATCAATTGGAAAACGGAGAGAAGGCGGTGCTGTACATGGCGGTGGCGGAGAAGGAGTTCAACCGAAACGGCCTGCAGGAAGAGGCCGAAACCAGCCACTACAACCTGAACGTATTTTCACGCAAATACCATTACAACCGGCAGGATCTGAAACGGTTGCTGCGGCAGCACGATCTGGATGTGAACCCGGTCACCGTTCGAGGATAA